From the Anopheles coustani chromosome X, idAnoCousDA_361_x.2, whole genome shotgun sequence genome, one window contains:
- the LOC131268688 gene encoding cytochrome P450 4d2-like gives MLVVIFLVTVVLWGVLQHYRQRQRLLQIAARFGGPKPHWLLGHLPQFPVNDIPGIFETMVRLHQQYGQDLFNWGLLNDHMVIVSSPENVEKVVMAKQTQKSMIYEFIEPWLGRGLLISSGEKWFHRRKIITPTFHFKILEGFASVFNREVDVLVDTLRPYATSGKEFDIYEPISLYALDSICETSMGVSINAQHNPSNQYVRDVKRMSELILLRIFHILGSFPRTFWTLMPNAWEQRKLIQRLHEFTDSVIHSRRQQLLAKQQQQPQSQGDVPADDDSMNAKQRHTFLDLLLNVTVDGRPLSDADIREEVDTFMFEGHDTTTSGIAFTFYQLAKHLDIQEKLYQEIVDVLGADHRTTELTYSTLQNFPYLDMVVKESLRLLPPVSNIGRRLVEDLEMNGITVPAGTDINIPIYVIHRNPDVYPEPERFDPERFSEENTQRRGPYDYIPFSIGSRNCIGQRYALMEMKITIVRMLAHYRILPGKAMPQVRLKTDLVLRPDKGIPIKIVQRQ, from the coding sequence ATGCTTGTGGTTATCTTTCTGGTGACGGTGGTGCTGTGGGGCGTCCTACAGCACTATCGGCAGCGCCAGCGCCTGTTGCAGATAGCGGCCCGATTCGGCGGTCCGAAGCCGCACTGGCTGCTGGGCCATCTGCCCCAGTTTCCGGTCAACGACATACCGGGAATCTTCGAGACGATGGTAAGGCTGCACCAGCAGTACGGCCAGGACCTGTTCAACTGGGGCCTACTGAATGACCATATGGTCATCGTCAGCAGCCCGGAGAACGTGGagaaggtggtgatggcgaAGCAGACGCAGAAGTCGATGATCTATGAGTTCATCGAGCCCTGGCTGGGACGCGGTCTGCTGATCTCCAGCGGCGAGAAGTGGTTCCACCGGCGCAAGATCATCACGCCGACGTTCCACTTCAAGATCCTCGAGGGTTTCGCCAGCGTGTTCAACCGGGAGGTAGATGTGCTGGTGGACACGCTGCGACCGTACGCCACCAGCGGTAAGGAGTTCGATATCTACGAGCCGATCTCGCTGTACGCGCTCGACAGCATTTGCGAAACATCGATGGGAGTCTCTATCAACGCTCAACACAATCCCTCCAATCAGTACGTGCGTGACGTGAAGCGCATGAGCGAGCTGATCCTGTTGCGCATCTTCCACATCCTCGGTTCATTCCCGCGCACCTTTTGGACGCTGATGCCGAACGCTTGGGAGCAGAGGAAGCTTATTCAGCGGCTGCACGAGTTTACCGACTCCGTCATCCACAGCCGGCGGCAGCAGCTGTTGgcgaagcagcagcaacaaccgcaGTCCCAGGGCGATGTTCCAGCGGACGACGATAGTATGAACGCGAAGCAGCGCCACACGTTCCTCGATCTCCTGTTGAACGTGACCGTCGATGGGCGCCCCCTGTCCGATGCGGACATCCGCGAGGAGGTCGACACCTTCATGTTCGAAGGTCACGACACCACCACGTCCGGTATCGCTTTTACGTTCTACCAGCTGGCCAAGCACCTCGACATCCAAGAGAAACTCTACCAGGAGATAGTGGACGTCCTAGGTGCGGACCACCGAACCACCGAACTAACCTACAGCACGCTCCAGAACTTCCCCTACCTGGATATGGTCGTCAAGGAATCGCTGAGACTTCTTCCACCCGTGTCCAACATTGGACGGCGGCTGGTCGAAGAcctggagatgaatggaatcaCGGTACCGGCCGGCACGGACATCAACATCCCCATCTATGTGATCCACCGCAACCCGGACGTCTATCCCGAGCCGGAGCGATTCGATCCGGAGCGATTCTCGGAGGAGAACACACAGCGCCGGGGACCGTACGACTACATTCCGTTCAGCATCGGCTCGCGGAACTGCATCGGCCAGCGGTATGCGCTGATGGAGATGAAAATCACCATCGTGCGAATGCTCGCACACTACCGCATTCTGCCGGGCAAGGCAATGCCACAGGTACGCCTGAAGACGGACCTGGTCCTACGTCCCGACAAGGGTATACCGATTAAGATCGTGCAAAGGCAGTAA